Proteins from a genomic interval of Amphiura filiformis chromosome 9, Afil_fr2py, whole genome shotgun sequence:
- the LOC140161254 gene encoding galanin receptor 2a-like — protein MDYFNLNEDIDRNKTVPGTTIPNLYLVPVPWDWRLVVQLILAIVGIIGNSVVIHVYLHTRTLTTSATNRFIAALAVADVITSICIIPIPTLPYVPDNFGGHFYCKVVHSSFLLWISIVASILSLTVLAVERFVAISRPMRYKRLFSVRMTRFIIIMIWMLAFAFNTYILYTTHLDNVTGTCYVDYGSLGFQMFIGVSGFLMKYLVPVTLMLVANIRSIQHLNARAQVFTKKSNQKSANNLVLLQARQRIIYILLAVIICFIICWSPDQFAFLFFNLGVVPFEYLYGNTYRAFVVLAFTNSCINPVLYALTNNNFRRAIKQHLFCYSISDGEPVNTLFDTLLDTEEPSSTNLSRIRSIVRSLSVSKKHHDKTVANNI, from the coding sequence ATGGATTATTTCAACCTCAACGAGGACATCGACAGGAATAAAACTGTTCCGGGGACAACAATTCCCAATTTATATTTGGTACCAGTACCATGGGATTGGCGACTAGTTGTCCAACTCATTCTTGCTATCGTCGGCATCATAGGAAACTCCGTTGTAATACATGTGTATCTCCATACCCGCACACTGACGACGAGCGCTACGAATAGATTCATCGCAGCTTTAGCAGTTGCCGATGTCATTACATCAATATGCATTATACCGATTCCAACGCTGCCCTACGTTCCTGACAATTTCGGAGGTCACTTCTACTGCAAAGTGGTACATTCATCGTTTCTGCTGTGGATATCCATTGTTGCATCAATTTTAAGCCTTACTGTTCTTGCAGTAGAGCGTTTTGTTGCCATATCCCGACCGATGCGATACAAAAGGCTCTTTTCGGTAAGAATGACAAGATTCATCATCATAATGATCTGGATGCTCGCTTTCGCCTTTAATACTTATATACTTTACACTACTCATCTTGATAACGTTACTGGTACCTGCTATGTCGATTATGGGAGTTTGGGATTTCAAATGTTTATTGGAGTGTCGGGTTTCCTTATGAAGTACCTTGTACCTGTTACGTTGATGCTTGTAGCAAACATTCGATCCATCCAACATTTGAACGCACGAGCACAGGTATTTACCAAGAAGTCCAATCAAAAGAGCGCAAATAATCTTGTCTTACTTCAAGCTCGACAACGTATCATCTATATATTACTAGCTGTGATAATCTGTTTTATCATCTGTTGGTCTCCGGATCAATTTGCTTTTCTTTTCTTCAATCTCGGCGTAGTTCCATTTGAATATCTGTACGGCAATACATACAGAGCATTCGTCGTGTTAGCTTTTACAAATTCTTGTATCAACCCTGTTCTGTACGCCCTGACCAATAATAACTTCAGACGAGCTATCAAACAACATTTGTTCTGCTACTCGATAAGCGACGGCGAGCCAGTAAATACTCTCTTTGATACGCTGCTTGATACTGAAGAACCTTCCAGCACAAATTTATCCCGAATCCGAAGCATTGTTCGATCGCTTTCAGTGTCCAAGAAACACCATGATAAGACTGTTGCAAACAACATTTGA
- the LOC140160378 gene encoding galanin receptor 2a-like translates to MAGNETVLGTMIANKYLISVPWDWRLIVQTILAIVGIIGNSIVIHVYLHTRSLTTSATNRFIVALAVADIITSICIIPIPTLSYVPDNFGGHFYCKVVVSSIVMWISVVASIFSLTFLALERLVAIAQPIRYKRLFSVKMTRFIIIMIWIFAFAFNAFTIFVNHLDIVRGACYVDFGSVEFQMFIGVSLFVIEYLVPVILMLAANIRSIQLLKVQAQIFTTNENPANPALLEARHRVIYMLLSVIISFIICWSPDQFAFLAFNLGLVPYEYLYGNMYRAFVVLAFANSCLNPVLYALTNKNFRHAIKQYLFRCSVRVGEPVNTVF, encoded by the coding sequence ATGGCCGGGAATGAAACTGTTCTTGGGACAATGATTGCcaataaatatttgatatcagtgCCATGGGATTGGCGGCTAATTGTCCAAACCATTCTTGCTATCGTGGGCATCATAGGAAACTCCATCGTGATACATGTGTATCTTCACACCCGCTCACTGACCACGAGCGCTACGAATAGATTCATCGTAGCGTTAGCAGTTGCTGATATCATTACATCAATTTGCATCATTCCGATTCCAACTCTATCGTACGTCCCTGACAACTTCGGAGGTCACTTTTACTGTAAAGTTGTAGTTTCTTCAATCGTAATGTGGATATCCGTTGTCGCGTCAATTTTTAGCCTTACCTTTCTCGCACTAGAGCGCCTCGTTGCTATAGCGCAACCCATACGATACAAAAGGCTGTTTTCGGTGAAGATGACAAGATTCATCATCATAATGATCTGGATTTTTGCTTTCGCCTTTAATGCTTTTACGATTTTCGTCAACCATCTTGACATTGTGAGAGGAGCCTGCTATGTCGACTTTGGCAGTGTGGAATTTCAAATGTTCATCGGCGTTTCGCTTTTTGTTATCGAATATCTTGTACCTGTTATTTTGATGCTTGCAGCAAACATTCGATCCATCCAACTTTTAAAAGTACAAGCCCAGATTTTTACCACCAATGAAAATCCCGCAAATCCAGCCCTTCTTGAAGCTCGACATCGTGTCATCTACATGTTACTATCTGTGATAATCAGTTTCATCATCTGTTGGTCTCCGGATCAATTTGCATTTCTTGCCTTCAATCTCGGTCTAGTACCATATGAATACTTGTACGGAAATATGTACAGAGCATTTGTCGTATTGGCCTTCGCAAATTCTTGCCTCAACCCCGTCTTGTACGCCCTGACCAATAAGAATTTCAgacatgctatcaaacaatatTTGTTCCGCTGTTCGGTACGTGTCGGCGAGCCAGTGAATACTGTTTTTTGA
- the LOC140160199 gene encoding NXPE family member 3-like, giving the protein MSTNDPHQASTAGRVIDHENGTYSVYFYAAWNGTATINITLVHPNKAVEFMHDIFTDTGPKVFWSATYKNMTTLSQLKKTNKFDTSCWITRSNDTNRFCEYPSPNGLGNYTFVCIPPKDRKCRSLDIIAVNASKTDAMTRKAATGYEDYFQSKYFNQRLTKGPQTIVIKDSSYRKPTSNKDDYNLKLPPSWSNPSHGYWFNYTWTSLLYKDNNWTNSSDMKECLRNKHLVLLGDSTSRQWAQNIGTLLDLGQKVHRQEFPNIFSKMTIKN; this is encoded by the exons ATGTCGACTAATGATCCACATCAGGCAAGTACCGCTGGAAGAGTCATTGATCATGAGAATGGCACATACAGTGTGTATTTCTATGCGGCGTGGAATGGTACTGCTACAATCAACATTACTCTCGTTCATCCCAACAAGGCAGTAGAGTTCATGCACGATATCTTTACCGATACTGGTCCGAAAGTCTTTTGGAGTGCAACATATAAGAACATGACAACGTTGTCGCAGctgaaaaaaacaaataaatttgatACTTCATGTTGGATAACCAGATCAAACGATACCAATAGGTTTTGTGAGTATCCATCGCCAAACGGTTTAGGAAATTACACATTTGTTTGTATACCTCCAAAAGATAGAAAATGCCGTTCACTTGATATAATAGCCGTGAATGCATCAAAGACGGACGCAATGACAAGAAAAGCAGCTACAGGGTATGAGGATTACTTTCAAAG CAAGTACTTCAACCAGCGATTGACAAAAGGTCCACAAACGATCGTAATTAAAG ATTCTAGTTATCGGAAACCCACATCTAATAAAGATGACTACAACTTGAAACTGCCACCGTCATGGTCAAATCCAAGCCATGGATATTGGTTTAATTATACTTGGACCTCGCTCTTATATAAAGATAACAACTGGACTAATTCGAGTGATATGAAGGAATGCTTAAGAAACAAACATCTGGTGTTATTGGGTGATTCCACGTCCAGACAATGGGCACAGAACATAGGAACACTTTTGGATCTTGGACAAAAGGTTCACCGACAGGAATTTCCCAATATCTTTTCGAAGATGACTATAAAGAACTGA
- the LOC140160198 gene encoding uncharacterized protein — translation MREALDGFTGGVKFGGSSVTNLRYADDTTLICSSRGDLLAILKCIKEASEEKGLLLNAKKTKVMVIDRNGTGEDFLIDGQKIEEVKQFEYLGSMIDNKARLEIALPGGGMLRLSSSSGPTMADDDDDDDEEDHK, via the exons ATGAGAGAAGCGTTAGACGGGTTTACTGGTGGAGTCAAATTTGGCGGTAGCAGTGTCACAAATCTacgctatgctgatgataccaccctaATATGCAGCAGTAGAGGGGATCTGTTGGCCATTCTGAAATGCATCAAGGAAGCCAGTGAGGAGAAAGGCCTTCTTCTAAATGCCAAGAAGACTAAAGTAATGGTTATTGATAGAAATGGAACTGGAGAGGACTTTTTGATAGATGGTCAAAAGATCGAGGaggttaaacaatttgaatacctgggttcaatgaTAGACAACAAAG CAAGGCTAGAGATAGCGCTACCTGGCGGAGGAATGCTGAGACTTTCGTCCAGCAGTGGACCAAcaatggctgatgatgatgacgatgatgatgaagaagaccACAAGTAA